One genomic region from Paraburkholderia azotifigens encodes:
- a CDS encoding prepilin peptidase — protein MPIPLTSVSEPSLTGPLARFADSLGTAFGTLPAGAQIAFVIVFGLVIGSFLNVVVHRLPIMLERAWRTEVSEATGHAFDEDGLPERYNLWLPRSACPHCGHVLRAWENLPVISYLLLRGRCSQCQARVSFRYPLIELSSAALALGALVAFGATGTALAAFGLCATLLAMSAIDIDTHLLPDSMTLPLLWAGLIVNFNTVFASLHDAVIGAIAGYLALWCVHWLFKIVRGIEGMGYGDFKLLAALGAWLGWAALPQIILIAAVTGAVVGLVATWIGRMRFEEPLPFGPFLAAGGAVTLFLGTPLYMALGG, from the coding sequence ATGCCGATCCCGCTCACGTCCGTATCAGAACCTTCCCTCACCGGCCCGCTTGCCCGTTTCGCGGACAGCCTCGGCACGGCCTTCGGCACGTTGCCGGCGGGCGCGCAGATCGCGTTCGTCATCGTCTTCGGTCTCGTGATCGGCAGCTTTCTGAACGTCGTCGTGCATCGACTGCCCATCATGCTCGAACGCGCGTGGCGCACTGAAGTCAGTGAAGCAACGGGCCACGCGTTCGACGAAGACGGGTTGCCCGAACGCTACAATCTCTGGCTGCCGCGCAGCGCCTGCCCTCATTGTGGCCACGTGCTGCGTGCATGGGAAAACCTCCCCGTAATCAGCTATCTGCTGTTGCGCGGCCGATGCTCACAGTGCCAGGCGCGCGTGAGCTTCCGCTATCCGCTGATCGAGCTGTCCAGCGCGGCGCTGGCGCTGGGCGCACTCGTCGCGTTTGGCGCAACGGGCACGGCGCTCGCGGCATTCGGCTTGTGCGCGACGCTGCTCGCAATGAGCGCGATCGATATCGATACACATCTGCTGCCGGACTCGATGACCTTGCCGTTGTTGTGGGCTGGTCTCATCGTCAATTTCAATACGGTATTCGCGAGCCTGCACGATGCTGTGATCGGTGCGATCGCGGGTTATCTCGCGCTATGGTGCGTACACTGGCTGTTCAAGATCGTGCGCGGTATCGAAGGCATGGGTTACGGCGATTTCAAGCTGCTGGCCGCGCTCGGTGCGTGGCTTGGCTGGGCTGCGCTGCCGCAGATCATTCTGATTGCCGCCGTGACGGGGGCTGTCGTGGGTCTCGTCGCAACGTGGATCGGACGCATGCGGTTCGAAGAGCCGCTGCCGTTCGGCCCGTTTCTCGCGGCGGGCGGCGCGGTGACGCTCTTTCTCGGTACGCCGCTCTACATGGCTTTGGGAGGCTGA
- a CDS encoding type II secretion system F family protein: protein MTDTAIREQRFEWRAFDAQGVRRRGTVIAPDLSTARATLKQDALYAVEWSARGPAPQPAARAADITQFTRQLSSLLRAGLPLASSLELLAQASKDSTRAKGMPRIVNALARDITVGLGFSSALARHPAQFNALYCQLVEVGEASGALPAVLARLADDRERAAAQRAKVRAALTYPVAILLLALAITTALLVWVVPTFKQIFDGFGAKLPAPTQLVLAMSAAAGRWSVPFASIACAIVFTMRHVLRRSEAARLRFARTTLRLPFAGPLLATLCAARWSRALGTLLSAGTPLADAFDSLTHATGNAWFDRATVAISAELRRGVRLAPAMREARCFPEAIVQPVAVAEESGTLDTMLLDVASLSDRQVDEKISGLASLCEPLVIVVLGGLVGGLVVAMYLPIIQLGNVV from the coding sequence ATGACCGATACGGCGATCAGGGAACAGCGCTTCGAGTGGCGCGCGTTCGACGCGCAGGGCGTGCGACGGCGCGGAACCGTGATCGCGCCGGATCTTTCGACGGCGCGCGCAACGTTGAAACAGGACGCGCTCTATGCCGTCGAATGGAGCGCGCGCGGCCCGGCGCCCCAACCGGCAGCACGCGCCGCCGACATCACGCAGTTCACCCGTCAGCTGTCTAGTCTGCTGCGCGCAGGGTTGCCGCTCGCGTCGTCGCTCGAACTCCTCGCGCAGGCGTCGAAAGACAGCACGCGAGCCAAAGGCATGCCGCGCATCGTGAACGCGCTCGCCCGCGACATCACGGTGGGCCTCGGCTTCTCGTCGGCCCTCGCCCGTCATCCCGCGCAGTTCAACGCGCTGTATTGCCAGCTAGTCGAAGTAGGTGAAGCATCCGGCGCGCTGCCCGCCGTGCTTGCAAGGCTCGCCGACGACCGCGAACGCGCCGCAGCCCAGCGCGCGAAAGTACGCGCTGCGCTGACCTATCCCGTCGCGATTCTCCTGCTCGCGCTCGCAATCACAACCGCGCTGCTCGTGTGGGTCGTGCCGACGTTCAAGCAGATTTTCGACGGCTTCGGCGCAAAGCTGCCCGCGCCGACCCAGCTCGTTCTGGCGATGTCGGCTGCCGCCGGCCGCTGGAGCGTACCCTTCGCGTCGATCGCCTGCGCCATCGTGTTCACGATGCGTCATGTGTTACGACGCTCGGAAGCGGCTCGTTTGCGCTTCGCGCGAACGACGTTGCGGCTGCCGTTCGCCGGTCCGCTGCTCGCCACGCTATGCGCTGCGCGCTGGAGCCGTGCGCTCGGCACGCTGCTGTCGGCGGGCACGCCGCTCGCCGACGCATTCGATTCGCTCACGCACGCAACGGGCAATGCGTGGTTCGATCGCGCGACTGTCGCGATCTCAGCGGAGCTTCGACGCGGTGTTCGGCTCGCGCCCGCTATGCGGGAAGCGCGATGCTTTCCCGAAGCGATCGTGCAGCCCGTCGCCGTCGCCGAAGAATCGGGCACGCTGGACACGATGTTGCTCGACGTGGCGTCGCTGAGCGATCGTCAGGTAGACGAAAAGATCTCGGGGCTCGCCAGCCTGTGCGAACCGCTCGTGATCGTCGTGCTCGGCGGACTGGTCGGCGGTCTGGTCGTCGCGATGTATCTTCCCATCATCCAACTCGGCAACGTGGTGTAG
- a CDS encoding GspE/PulE family protein encodes MRTPSHTATSTPNATAHRPALQPVTTDADSPPAVRLLADTLQEAARRNASDLHIEPMERGWRMRLRVDGVLHELARPPAHLRDAFITRVKVLARMDIAERRVPQDGRLRLPVTAGRVEDYRVNSLPTLFGEKLVLRRLEALPADLSLDSLGLAPGQRDIVEGQIRSPHGLVLVTGPTGSGKTMSLYCFLQLLNSGSRNLCSVEDPAEIQLAGINQVSVREKAGLTFAVALRAFLRQDPDVIMVGEIRDEETADVAVKAAQTGHLVLSTLHTNDAPAAIARLIDIGVEPYNLAAALRLVTAQRLVRRLCPACKQHAPETRASLRSAGVPDDQVAQWRPYVPLGCKACHGIGFLGRVGIHQVMPISDAMRELIVARAGTHELARRAQAERVQTLREAALARAFDGTTSLAEALSATEVA; translated from the coding sequence ATGCGCACTCCTTCCCACACCGCAACGTCCACGCCCAACGCCACGGCGCACAGGCCGGCGCTGCAACCTGTCACGACCGACGCCGACAGCCCACCCGCCGTTCGCCTGCTCGCCGACACGCTGCAGGAGGCCGCGCGCCGCAACGCATCCGATCTGCACATCGAGCCGATGGAGCGCGGCTGGCGCATGCGTCTGCGCGTCGACGGCGTGCTGCATGAACTGGCGCGGCCGCCCGCTCATTTGCGCGACGCCTTCATCACACGCGTAAAAGTGCTCGCGCGCATGGATATCGCGGAGCGGCGCGTACCGCAGGACGGCCGTTTGCGTCTGCCCGTGACGGCAGGCCGCGTCGAAGACTATCGGGTGAACTCGCTGCCGACGCTGTTCGGCGAAAAGCTCGTGCTGCGAAGGCTCGAAGCGCTGCCCGCGGATCTTTCACTCGATTCGCTCGGACTCGCCCCCGGGCAGCGCGACATCGTGGAGGGGCAGATCCGTTCGCCGCACGGGCTCGTACTGGTCACAGGTCCGACGGGCAGCGGCAAAACGATGTCGCTGTACTGCTTCCTGCAACTCCTGAACTCCGGGTCACGCAATCTGTGTTCGGTCGAAGATCCCGCCGAGATCCAGCTCGCGGGCATCAATCAGGTCAGCGTGCGCGAGAAGGCGGGGCTGACATTCGCCGTCGCGCTGCGCGCGTTTCTGCGCCAGGATCCCGACGTCATCATGGTCGGCGAAATCCGCGACGAAGAGACGGCAGACGTGGCCGTCAAAGCGGCTCAAACCGGCCACCTGGTGCTATCGACGCTGCATACGAACGACGCGCCCGCCGCCATCGCACGCCTGATCGACATAGGCGTCGAGCCGTACAACCTCGCTGCAGCGCTGCGTCTCGTCACTGCGCAGCGGCTCGTTCGGCGCCTATGCCCGGCATGCAAACAACACGCGCCGGAAACGCGCGCGTCGTTGCGCTCGGCCGGCGTACCCGACGATCAGGTCGCGCAGTGGCGTCCGTACGTTCCTCTCGGATGCAAAGCCTGTCATGGGATCGGCTTTCTAGGACGCGTCGGCATCCATCAGGTGATGCCGATCTCGGACGCGATGCGCGAACTCATCGTCGCGCGCGCCGGCACGCACGAACTCGCGCGACGTGCGCAAGCCGAACGCGTACAGACTTTGCGCGAAGCCGCGCTCGCCCGCGCATTCGACGGCACGACAAGCCTCGCGGAAGCATTGAGTGCGACGGAGGTTGCATGA
- a CDS encoding HlyC/CorC family transporter, which translates to MEQLPLWAQIGAVVLLLICSSFFSITETAMMAINRHRLKHLATKGALGAKTTQGLLARTDELLSAVLIGNNLFNTIIPVLTTSIALHTFGSNNVVLSIATGIVAFLIIVFAEITPKIVGATFPEKIALPASLLIAPLMRVSKPLIWFVNLFANSILRVLHINTKGAHDQRLSTEELRTIVLESGSFMPTKHRSILLNLFDLENITVDDVMIPRRRIEALDFDAPFEQILHQLETCYHNKLVVYQGDFDRVLGVLHVRKTLSALHNQELERETLRELLAEPYFVPTGTPVFQQLQFFQESRHRTALVVDEYGELQGLVTPEDIIEELIGEFTTSVPRSASSRGGWNENGECIVAGSMPLRELNRWLQLKLPTDGPKTLNGLILEILEEIPEGDVCVKIADVKLEVMRSDDQAIRTVKIFRPGPPPGSKIKRLVGR; encoded by the coding sequence GTGGAACAACTTCCCTTATGGGCGCAAATAGGCGCCGTCGTCCTGCTTCTCATTTGCTCCAGCTTCTTTTCCATTACCGAGACGGCGATGATGGCGATCAACCGTCATCGGCTGAAACATCTCGCGACCAAGGGCGCGCTCGGCGCAAAAACGACCCAGGGCCTGCTCGCGCGTACCGATGAGCTGCTGAGCGCCGTCCTGATCGGCAACAACCTGTTCAACACGATCATCCCGGTGCTGACTACGTCGATCGCCCTGCACACGTTCGGCAGCAATAACGTCGTGCTGTCGATCGCCACGGGTATCGTCGCCTTCCTGATCATCGTGTTCGCCGAAATCACGCCGAAGATCGTCGGCGCGACGTTTCCGGAAAAGATCGCGCTGCCCGCCAGCCTGCTGATCGCGCCGCTGATGCGCGTGTCGAAGCCTCTCATCTGGTTCGTCAACCTGTTCGCGAACAGCATCCTGCGCGTGCTGCACATCAACACGAAAGGCGCACACGACCAGCGGCTGTCGACGGAGGAACTGCGCACCATCGTGCTCGAATCCGGCAGCTTCATGCCGACCAAACACCGCAGCATTCTGCTGAACCTGTTCGACCTCGAGAACATCACCGTCGACGACGTCATGATCCCGCGTCGCCGTATCGAAGCGCTCGACTTCGATGCGCCCTTCGAGCAGATCCTGCATCAGCTCGAAACCTGCTATCACAACAAGCTGGTCGTCTATCAGGGCGATTTCGACCGCGTGCTCGGCGTCCTTCACGTGCGCAAGACACTGTCCGCGCTGCACAACCAGGAACTGGAGCGCGAGACGCTGCGCGAACTGCTCGCCGAACCGTACTTCGTGCCGACGGGCACGCCCGTCTTCCAGCAGCTTCAATTCTTCCAGGAAAGCCGCCATCGCACGGCGCTCGTCGTCGACGAATACGGCGAACTGCAAGGACTCGTGACGCCCGAGGACATCATCGAGGAACTGATCGGCGAGTTCACGACATCCGTGCCGCGTAGCGCGAGTTCGCGCGGCGGCTGGAACGAAAACGGCGAGTGTATCGTCGCGGGCAGCATGCCGCTGCGCGAACTCAACCGCTGGCTGCAACTGAAATTGCCGACGGATGGCCCGAAGACATTGAACGGATTGATCCTGGAAATTCTCGAAGAAATTCCTGAGGGAGATGTCTGCGTGAAGATCGCAGACGTCAAGCTGGAGGTAATGCGCAGCGACGACCAGGCGATCAGAACCGTCAAGATCTTTCGCCCCGGTCCGCCGCCGGGTTCGAAGATCAAACGACTTGTCGGCCGCTGA
- a CDS encoding polyprenyl synthetase family protein, with product MSSTATPTPNAANLLAPITEDMQQVNRVIRHRLASEVMLINQISEYIISAGGKRLRPALLLLVAGALGDRTGHRHELAAVVEFIHTATLLHDDVVDESDLRRGRQTANALFGNAASVLVGDFLYSRSFQMMVGVGKMRVMEILSEATNIISEGEVLQLLNMHDADVDEARYMQVIRYKTAKLFEAAAQLGAVLSGADATTEAAAAEFGRRIGTAFQIMDDWLDYTGTPESMGKNAGDDLREGKPTLPLIYLIERGTPEQSALAREAIEQGGTDRFDEIFEAITRSGALDHTLECAKQEAQAAAAAISSFPSSIYKESLLELCSYSTTRQS from the coding sequence ATGTCGTCAACCGCCACCCCAACCCCCAACGCAGCCAATCTGCTCGCTCCGATCACCGAAGACATGCAGCAGGTGAATCGCGTCATCCGGCACCGTCTGGCGTCCGAGGTGATGCTGATCAACCAGATCTCCGAGTACATCATCAGTGCCGGAGGCAAGAGGCTGCGGCCCGCGCTGCTTCTGCTCGTAGCGGGCGCGCTCGGCGACAGGACGGGGCATCGGCACGAGCTGGCGGCCGTCGTCGAGTTCATCCATACGGCCACGCTGCTGCACGACGACGTCGTCGACGAATCCGATCTGCGGCGCGGCCGTCAGACGGCGAATGCGCTGTTCGGGAACGCGGCCAGTGTGCTGGTCGGCGACTTTCTGTACTCGCGCTCGTTCCAGATGATGGTCGGCGTGGGCAAGATGCGCGTGATGGAGATTCTTTCGGAAGCGACCAACATCATTTCCGAAGGCGAGGTGCTGCAACTGCTCAACATGCATGACGCCGACGTCGACGAAGCGCGTTACATGCAGGTCATCCGCTACAAAACGGCCAAGCTGTTCGAAGCGGCCGCCCAACTGGGCGCGGTGCTGTCGGGCGCCGACGCAACCACGGAAGCGGCAGCGGCAGAATTCGGCCGCCGTATCGGAACGGCCTTCCAGATCATGGACGACTGGCTCGACTACACGGGCACGCCGGAATCGATGGGCAAGAACGCCGGCGACGATCTGCGCGAAGGCAAGCCGACGTTGCCGCTCATCTATCTGATCGAGCGCGGCACGCCTGAGCAGTCGGCGCTCGCACGCGAGGCCATCGAGCAAGGCGGCACGGACCGTTTCGATGAGATTTTCGAGGCGATTACACGTTCTGGCGCCCTTGACCACACGCTCGAATGCGCAAAGCAGGAAGCGCAGGCAGCGGCAGCGGCAATTTCTTCGTTTCCCAGTTCCATTTACAAAGAAAGCCTGCTAGAATTATGTTCTTACTCGACGACGAGACAGTCTTAA
- the rplU gene encoding 50S ribosomal protein L21, which yields MYAVIKTGGKQYKVAVGEKLKVEQIPADIDAEITLDQVLAVGEGESIKFGTPLVSGASVKATVVSQGRHKKVTIFKMRRRKHYQKHGGHRQNYTELRIDAINA from the coding sequence ATGTACGCGGTCATAAAAACCGGCGGCAAGCAGTACAAAGTTGCTGTCGGCGAAAAACTTAAAGTAGAACAGATACCGGCAGACATTGACGCTGAAATCACGCTCGACCAGGTTCTCGCAGTGGGCGAAGGCGAATCGATTAAGTTCGGTACGCCGCTGGTCAGTGGGGCTTCCGTCAAGGCTACCGTCGTGTCCCAAGGTCGTCACAAGAAAGTGACTATCTTCAAGATGCGTCGCCGGAAGCACTACCAAAAGCATGGCGGCCACCGCCAGAACTACACCGAACTGCGCATCGACGCCATCAACGCGTAA
- the rpmA gene encoding 50S ribosomal protein L27, protein MAHKKAGGSSRNGRDSESKRLGVKVYGGQAILAGGIIVRQRGTRMHPGENVGIGKDHTLFALTDGHVKFTTKGADKKHMVNVVPAV, encoded by the coding sequence ATGGCACACAAAAAGGCAGGCGGCTCTTCCCGGAACGGCCGCGACTCCGAGTCGAAGCGTCTCGGCGTGAAAGTGTATGGCGGTCAGGCAATCCTGGCGGGCGGCATCATCGTGCGTCAACGCGGCACGCGTATGCACCCGGGCGAAAACGTCGGCATCGGCAAGGATCACACCTTGTTCGCGCTGACGGACGGCCACGTCAAGTTCACGACGAAGGGCGCCGACAAGAAGCACATGGTCAACGTCGTCCCGGCTGTCTGA
- the cgtA gene encoding Obg family GTPase CgtA: protein MKFIDEARIEVIAGDGGDGSASMRREKFVPFGGPDGGDGGRGGSVYAVADRNINTLIDYRYSKKHQARNGENGRGSDCYGKGGDDITLRMPVGTIITDMDTGELIADLTEHNQTVRVAQGGAGGLGNLHFKSSTNRAPRQKTDGKPGERRMVRLELKVLADVGLLGMPNAGKSTFISSVSNAKPKIADYPFTTLAPNLGVVRVGPSRSFVIADIPGLIEGAAEGAGLGHQFLRHLQRTGLLLHIVDLAPFDESVNPVAEAKAIVNELRKYDELLFNKPRWLVLNKLDMVPEEEREARVAAFLKDFEWDGPVFEISALTGQGCENLCYAVYDHLAEHSDAQRAAEAEDLAADVRFREQQQGGDASAPVGPQE from the coding sequence ATGAAGTTCATTGACGAAGCGAGGATCGAAGTCATCGCCGGCGACGGAGGAGATGGCAGCGCGTCGATGCGCCGCGAGAAATTCGTCCCGTTCGGCGGTCCGGACGGCGGCGACGGCGGCCGCGGCGGCAGTGTCTACGCAGTCGCAGACCGCAATATCAATACGCTGATCGATTACCGCTACTCAAAAAAGCATCAGGCTCGCAACGGCGAAAACGGTCGTGGCTCGGACTGCTATGGCAAGGGCGGCGATGACATCACGCTGCGCATGCCTGTCGGCACGATCATCACGGACATGGACACGGGCGAGCTGATCGCCGACCTCACCGAGCACAATCAGACCGTGCGCGTCGCGCAGGGCGGGGCAGGCGGTCTCGGCAATCTGCACTTCAAATCCAGTACGAATCGCGCGCCGCGCCAGAAGACGGACGGCAAGCCGGGCGAGCGCCGCATGGTGCGCCTCGAGCTTAAAGTGCTCGCGGACGTCGGTTTGCTCGGCATGCCGAACGCTGGCAAGTCGACGTTCATCTCGTCGGTGTCGAACGCGAAGCCGAAGATCGCCGACTATCCGTTCACGACGCTCGCACCGAATCTCGGTGTGGTGCGCGTCGGGCCAAGCCGCAGCTTCGTGATCGCCGACATTCCGGGGCTGATCGAAGGGGCGGCGGAAGGCGCGGGCCTCGGTCACCAGTTTCTGCGTCATTTGCAGCGCACGGGCCTGCTGCTGCATATCGTCGATCTCGCTCCGTTCGACGAGTCCGTCAATCCCGTCGCGGAAGCGAAGGCGATTGTCAACGAACTGCGCAAGTACGACGAGCTGCTGTTCAACAAGCCGCGCTGGCTCGTGCTGAACAAGCTCGACATGGTGCCCGAAGAAGAGCGCGAGGCGCGCGTGGCTGCGTTCCTGAAGGACTTCGAATGGGACGGCCCGGTCTTCGAGATTTCGGCGCTCACCGGCCAGGGCTGCGAGAACCTCTGCTACGCGGTATACGACCACCTTGCAGAGCATTCGGATGCGCAGCGCGCGGCGGAAGCCGAAGACCTCGCCGCTGACGTGCGTTTCCGCGAGCAGCAGCAAGGCGGTGACGCGAGCGCCCCTGTCGGGCCGCAGGAGTAA
- the proB gene encoding glutamate 5-kinase, producing MRSVIADSRRLVVKVGSSLVTNDGRGLDHTAIGRWAAQIAALREQGKEVVLVSSGAIAEGMQRLGWTKRPREIDELQAAAAVGQMGLAQVYESRFAEHSIRTAQILLTHADLADRERYLNARSTLLTLLRLGVVPIINENDTVVTDEIKFGDNDTLGALVANLIEGDALIILTDQQGLFTADPRKDPAATLVQQADAGTPELEAMAGGAGSSIGRGGMLTKILAAKRAAHSGANTVIASGREADVLARLASGEAIGTQLIARTARMAARKQWMADHLQVRGHVVIDDGAVEKLTAGGKSLLPIGVVGVQGAFARGEVIACLNASGREVARGLTNYSSAETKLIQRRPSGEIESVLGYMLEPELIHRDNLVLV from the coding sequence ATGCGTTCCGTTATCGCAGATTCGAGGCGATTGGTCGTGAAAGTCGGTTCCAGCCTGGTCACGAATGACGGGCGTGGACTCGATCACACGGCAATTGGCCGCTGGGCCGCGCAGATTGCCGCACTGCGCGAGCAGGGCAAAGAAGTCGTGCTCGTCAGTTCGGGCGCCATTGCCGAAGGTATGCAGCGTCTTGGCTGGACGAAGCGCCCGCGTGAAATCGACGAGTTGCAGGCGGCCGCAGCCGTCGGGCAGATGGGACTTGCACAGGTCTATGAGAGCCGCTTCGCCGAGCATTCCATCCGTACCGCGCAGATTCTGCTCACGCACGCCGATCTGGCCGATCGCGAACGCTATCTGAACGCGCGGTCCACGCTGCTGACGCTGCTTCGCCTCGGCGTGGTACCGATCATCAACGAGAACGACACCGTCGTCACCGACGAAATCAAGTTCGGCGACAACGATACGCTGGGTGCGCTGGTCGCGAACCTGATCGAAGGCGATGCGCTGATCATCCTGACGGACCAGCAAGGTCTCTTCACCGCCGATCCGCGCAAGGATCCCGCCGCGACGCTCGTCCAGCAGGCCGACGCCGGCACGCCCGAACTCGAGGCAATGGCGGGCGGCGCTGGCTCGAGCATCGGTCGCGGCGGCATGCTGACGAAAATTCTCGCGGCGAAGCGTGCGGCGCATAGCGGAGCGAACACGGTGATCGCGAGCGGCCGGGAGGCGGACGTGCTGGCGCGGCTGGCATCGGGCGAGGCGATCGGCACGCAACTGATCGCGCGCACAGCACGCATGGCCGCACGCAAGCAGTGGATGGCGGATCACCTGCAGGTGCGCGGGCATGTGGTGATCGACGACGGCGCCGTCGAAAAGCTCACGGCAGGGGGCAAGAGTCTGCTGCCGATCGGTGTGGTCGGCGTGCAGGGCGCATTTGCGCGCGGCGAGGTGATCGCGTGTCTGAATGCGTCGGGGCGCGAGGTCGCACGCGGGCTGACCAACTACAGCAGCGCGGAGACGAAGCTGATCCAACGTCGTCCGAGCGGCGAGATCGAATCGGTGTTGGGTTACATGCTCGAACCTGAGCTGATCCACCGGGACAACCTGGTGCTCGTCTGA
- a CDS encoding CNP1-like family protein yields MKVSAFAVACIAAGVLLAGCSSTKSSTNASNTSASDGPKSDFQYLFDRPSTWTEKKVDTLPPMPQPANLLPFSVSQNTPLQFAVDAKSLTVDSDGVVRYTVVITSPSGARNVNYEGIRCEDYSWKLYAGLNADHDGWDRTVENEWTRIENGDLNAYHAALYQDYFCTSKLPVGKADVIVNNLKYRRANSTLIRGGGGGG; encoded by the coding sequence TTGAAAGTATCTGCTTTCGCCGTGGCGTGCATCGCCGCGGGCGTTCTGCTGGCTGGCTGTTCGAGCACCAAGAGTTCGACCAATGCGTCCAATACGTCCGCATCCGACGGACCCAAGAGCGACTTTCAGTATCTGTTCGACCGGCCGTCGACGTGGACCGAAAAGAAAGTCGATACGCTCCCTCCCATGCCGCAGCCGGCGAATCTGCTGCCGTTCTCGGTATCGCAGAATACGCCGCTCCAGTTCGCAGTCGATGCTAAATCGCTGACCGTCGATAGCGACGGCGTGGTGCGCTACACGGTGGTGATCACGAGCCCGAGCGGCGCGCGTAACGTGAATTACGAAGGCATTCGCTGCGAAGACTACTCGTGGAAGCTATATGCGGGTCTCAACGCCGACCACGACGGCTGGGACCGCACAGTCGAAAACGAATGGACGCGCATCGAGAACGGCGATCTGAACGCGTATCACGCTGCGCTCTATCAGGATTACTTCTGCACAAGCAAGTTGCCCGTCGGCAAGGCGGATGTGATCGTGAACAACCTCAAATACAGGCGCGCGAACAGCACGCTAATTCGCGGCGGCGGCGGCGGTGGCTGA
- a CDS encoding RNA pyrophosphohydrolase codes for MLDREGFRPNVGIILLNAHNEVFWGKRLREHSWQFPQGGIKYGETPVQAMYRELHEETGLLPEHVKVIGRTRDWLRYEVPDKFIKREVRGHYRGQKQIWFLLRMVGRDCDICLRATDHPEFDAWRWNEYWVPLDCVIEFKRDVYQLALTELSRFLRRPAPRTERPGGHHHGQRYPRMASSVNAPPGASMASATVTTVTATIAVETTLRATIGSDCSSTEDPAVQAPGLRD; via the coding sequence ATGCTGGATCGTGAAGGCTTTCGCCCGAACGTCGGCATCATCCTCTTGAACGCTCACAACGAGGTGTTTTGGGGCAAGCGGCTCCGTGAACATTCCTGGCAGTTTCCGCAAGGGGGCATCAAGTATGGTGAGACCCCTGTGCAGGCGATGTATCGGGAGTTGCACGAAGAGACCGGCCTGCTTCCGGAGCACGTCAAGGTTATCGGTCGCACGCGCGACTGGTTGCGTTACGAGGTGCCTGACAAGTTCATCAAGCGTGAGGTCCGCGGCCATTACCGCGGCCAGAAGCAGATCTGGTTCTTGCTCCGGATGGTTGGACGCGATTGCGACATATGTCTGCGCGCGACCGACCACCCTGAGTTCGATGCCTGGCGCTGGAACGAGTACTGGGTGCCGCTCGACTGTGTGATCGAGTTCAAGCGGGATGTGTATCAGCTGGCGTTAACGGAATTGTCCCGCTTCCTGCGGCGGCCTGCGCCGCGCACGGAACGGCCCGGTGGACATCATCACGGGCAGCGCTATCCGCGGATGGCGTCGTCGGTGAATGCGCCGCCTGGCGCGTCGATGGCGTCTGCGACGGTGACGACCGTCACCGCGACAATTGCAGTCGAGACAACGCTGCGTGCGACAATCGGGTCGGACTGTTCGTCGACGGAAGACCCGGCCGTTCAGGCTCCGGGACTGCGCGACTGA